Proteins found in one Triticum aestivum cultivar Chinese Spring chromosome 4D, IWGSC CS RefSeq v2.1, whole genome shotgun sequence genomic segment:
- the LOC123096613 gene encoding uncharacterized protein, which yields MGLKDSGRSWSHLASQVTGALAAAAQRASVALALRNGLLLLCLPSAEASRRRRLFFLASAAVAFSSSPPPPPQGLRTLKLTPKKNFPLIWRTCDVLQLYLKSFGRTARLTSPEGRQRDYFEAEFFFKEEAEDALQNCKIPNMTIEWAEANISDNPLTGPAQISYDPPRCDYDDFNILLQE from the exons atggggctcaaagattctgggagaagttGG TCCCACCTCGCTTCACAGGTCACAGGAGCTcttgcggcggcggcgcagcgagCATCTGTTGCCCTCGCCCTTCGcaatggcctcctcctcctctgtctccCGTCCGCGGAAGCGTCCCGCCGCCGTCGCCTTTTcttcctcgcctccgccgccgtcgccttttcttcctcgcctccgccgccgcctcag GGGCTAAGGACTCTGAAATTGACACCAAAGAAGAATTTTCCCCTGATCTGGCGGACCTGTGATGTTCTTCAGCTTTATCTAAAGTCTTTTGGCAGG ACAGCTCGTTTGACGAGTCCAGAGGGACGTCAGCGAGACTACTTTGAGGCAGAGTTCTTTTTTAAAGAAGAAGCTGAAGATGCATTGCAGAACTGCAAAATCCCAAACATGACCATTGAATGGGCTGAAGCAAACATATCAGACAATCCACTTACAG GACCAGCACAAATTTCGTATGACCCACCAAGGTGTGACTACGATGATTTTAACATTCTG CTCCAGGAGTAG
- the LOC123095933 gene encoding protein PHR1-LIKE 3, whose translation MSNGKPTYNSDSSYMSSIPVCCFLRAMQPTSSLLRWTDDLHKIFLEAVEYQGGPYEVKPTAVKEKMEAMGVTGLTIWNIKSHLQRYREKCNLGPEPPRDVRGTASPRKAGDNVTSETETVVDSDAATNLTEMEVLLIIVDSLAWTVDKHILSSKGKTWSVLVHFRAI comes from the exons ATGTCCAACGGCAAGCCGACATATAACAGTGACTCTTCTTACATGTCGAGCATACCGGTCTGTTGCTTTCTCAGGGCAATGCAGCCGACAAGTAGTTTACTTCGCTGGACCGATGATCTCCATAAGATCTTCCTGGAAGCTGTAGAGTATCAAGGAGGCCCCTATG AGGTGAAGCCAACTGCGGTGAAGGAGAAAATGGAAGCTATGGGAGTCACAGGCCTCACAATCTGGAACATAAAAAGCCACCTCCAG AGATACAGGGAGAAGTGCAATTTAGGACCTGAACCTCCTCGGGATGTCCGAGGCACTGCATCACCAAGGAAGGCTGGAGATAATGT GACATCTGAGACCGAGACAGTGGTGGACAGTGATGCAGCAACGAATCTGACTGAAATGGAGGTACTCCTCATCATCGTTGATAGCCTGGCCTGGACAGTGGACAAGCATATACTATCATCCAAAGGCAAGACCTGGTCAGTCTTAGTACATTTCAGGGCCATATAA